The following are from one region of the Mycolicibacterium diernhoferi genome:
- a CDS encoding HNH endonuclease signature motif containing protein, translated as MKSDAVASRETVQHALSDHAASTKALLDADFTVFDTAELLAIQSERERYARADAMIGHRIQAALMDRASAHEIGGKSWVDVLATRMRISRAEAARRVSGAEVLGPRHAIGGEVLDPVLAACAAALADGAICAGHIKVVRATLKTACGRMAGTELAELEVSLVAAAKTTTPETLEKAAERVLYKLNQDGHGPDVARHKRGITLGAQDADGLVRITGWVDAELAAYLGTVQEVWGRPGVNNPDDAEPKLNPDPNPLEDEPGPACDPVSEEPAGADSEDDAADEGLADPASEDPFADADTAEDPDPNHPADFGALADLAAGDTRTGAQRLHDAFKAILRDALMAKSLGQHNGIPVTIVVSTTLAELEAGAGIAVTGTGTLMPMPDLIRLAEQAYHYLVVYRKHTAEPLYLGRTKRLASKAQRLLLYHRDRGCTRPGCTQAACHCQAHHAEPSWNNGGLTDAPTLALGCGPDNRLAEMGWTTSIDHDTGRTHWHPPPLMDTGGDTLNHHFHPEEFLDPPGEDNPCQNA; from the coding sequence ATGAAGTCGGACGCGGTGGCCAGTCGGGAGACGGTGCAGCATGCACTCTCCGATCACGCCGCGTCCACCAAAGCCTTGCTGGATGCCGACTTCACCGTGTTCGACACCGCGGAGTTATTGGCCATCCAATCCGAGCGCGAGCGGTACGCGCGCGCGGACGCGATGATTGGGCACCGCATCCAGGCCGCGCTGATGGACCGGGCCAGCGCGCATGAGATCGGCGGGAAGTCCTGGGTGGATGTGTTGGCCACTCGGATGCGGATCAGTCGTGCCGAGGCCGCCCGCCGGGTGTCGGGTGCCGAAGTGCTTGGCCCGCGCCACGCGATCGGCGGGGAGGTGCTGGATCCGGTGCTGGCGGCGTGTGCCGCCGCGTTGGCCGACGGAGCGATCTGTGCGGGGCACATCAAGGTGGTCCGGGCGACGTTGAAGACCGCGTGCGGCCGGATGGCCGGTACCGAGTTGGCGGAGTTGGAGGTGTCGCTGGTCGCCGCGGCCAAGACCACGACCCCGGAAACCCTGGAAAAGGCCGCCGAACGGGTGCTCTACAAACTCAACCAGGACGGCCATGGCCCCGATGTGGCGCGGCATAAGCGGGGCATCACCCTGGGTGCGCAGGATGCCGACGGGCTGGTGCGGATCACCGGTTGGGTGGATGCCGAGTTGGCCGCGTATCTGGGCACCGTGCAAGAGGTGTGGGGGCGGCCCGGGGTCAACAACCCCGATGATGCTGAGCCCAAGCTGAATCCGGACCCGAACCCGCTCGAAGACGAACCCGGGCCGGCGTGCGACCCGGTAAGTGAAGAACCCGCGGGCGCCGACAGTGAAGACGACGCCGCCGATGAGGGACTCGCGGACCCAGCCAGTGAAGATCCCTTCGCCGACGCTGACACAGCAGAAGATCCCGATCCCAACCACCCAGCTGACTTCGGTGCCCTGGCCGACCTGGCCGCCGGCGATACCCGCACCGGGGCCCAACGTTTGCACGATGCCTTCAAGGCGATCCTGCGTGATGCCCTGATGGCCAAGAGCCTCGGCCAGCACAACGGGATCCCGGTCACTATCGTGGTCTCCACCACCCTGGCCGAACTCGAAGCCGGCGCCGGGATCGCGGTCACCGGGACCGGCACGCTGATGCCCATGCCGGATCTGATCCGCCTGGCCGAACAGGCGTATCACTACCTGGTGGTGTACCGAAAACACACCGCCGAACCGCTCTATCTCGGGCGCACCAAACGCCTGGCCAGCAAGGCCCAACGCCTACTGCTCTACCACCGCGACCGGGGTTGCACCCGGCCCGGCTGCACCCAAGCGGCGTGTCATTGCCAGGCCCACCACGCCGAACCCAGCTGGAACAACGGCGGACTCACCGACGCCCCCACCCTCGCCCTGGGCTGCGGCCCCGACAACCGGCTCGCCGAAATGGGCTGGACCACCAGCATCGACCACGACACCGGGCGCACCCACTGGCACCCACCCCCACTGATGGACACCGGCGGCGACACCCTCAACCACCACTTCCACCCCGAAGAATTCCTCGACCCACCCGGCGAGGACAACCCATGTCAGAACGCATAG
- a CDS encoding class I SAM-dependent methyltransferase has product MADRLKVDLSGAPQTMLATFYAKVLDAGLPRPILGDQLARQIAERIDYDWSATSITAARSPAVTTRSAHFDRWTAQFLAVHPEAVVLHLGCGLDGRFFRLRPGPGVQWYDIDYPEVAQLRKRLYPSAERCHVLAASVTDADWLRDIPADRPTLMLGEGLTMYLTERDGLELLRRVVDGFPSGELQFDAFNTLGIKSQWTNTVVRRSGARLHWAINGPDDIRTAVPGTRLLAWVSPFDTPEFGRVGPAYRLLAKVMSSVPALRYMAQYHRYAF; this is encoded by the coding sequence ATGGCCGACAGGCTCAAGGTCGATCTGTCCGGGGCGCCGCAGACCATGCTGGCGACCTTCTACGCCAAGGTGCTCGACGCCGGTCTGCCCCGACCCATCCTGGGTGACCAGCTGGCCCGGCAGATCGCCGAGCGGATCGACTATGACTGGAGCGCCACGTCGATCACCGCGGCGAGATCGCCCGCGGTGACCACCCGCAGCGCGCACTTCGACCGGTGGACCGCCCAGTTTCTCGCGGTACACCCCGAGGCCGTCGTGCTGCATCTCGGATGCGGGCTCGATGGACGGTTCTTCCGGCTGCGGCCGGGGCCGGGGGTGCAGTGGTACGACATCGACTATCCCGAGGTCGCGCAACTGCGGAAGCGGCTCTATCCGTCGGCCGAGCGCTGCCACGTGCTCGCCGCCTCGGTGACCGATGCGGACTGGCTGCGCGACATTCCCGCCGACCGCCCGACGCTGATGCTCGGTGAGGGGCTGACGATGTACCTCACCGAACGGGACGGGCTGGAGCTGCTGCGTCGGGTGGTGGACGGATTCCCGTCCGGTGAACTGCAATTCGATGCGTTCAACACGCTGGGTATCAAGTCGCAGTGGACCAATACCGTGGTGCGCCGGTCCGGAGCCAGGCTGCACTGGGCGATCAACGGCCCCGACGACATCCGCACGGCGGTGCCCGGCACCCGGCTGTTGGCCTGGGTGTCGCCGTTCGACACCCCGGAATTCGGCCGGGTGGGGCCGGCATACCGGTTGCTGGCGAAGGTCATGTCGTCGGTGCCCGCGCTGCGGTATATGGCGCAGTACCACCGCTATGCGTTCTGA
- a CDS encoding nuclear transport factor 2 family protein, whose translation MTLFTRVELTDAFATFEQTVAEAARTRNWDPWVDQYTVDVDYVEHAAGTMRGREQVRPWIWKTMESFPGNHMTSFPALWSVIDESTSRVICELDNPMRDPGDGTVISATNLSILTYAGDGLWSRQEDVYNPLRFLSAAKKWCKKAQELGTLTDEAAAWMQQMGVR comes from the coding sequence GTGACGCTGTTCACCCGAGTTGAGCTGACAGATGCCTTTGCGACGTTCGAGCAGACGGTCGCCGAGGCCGCCCGCACCCGGAACTGGGACCCGTGGGTCGACCAGTACACCGTCGACGTCGACTATGTGGAGCACGCCGCAGGCACCATGCGCGGCCGCGAGCAGGTCCGGCCGTGGATCTGGAAGACCATGGAGAGCTTCCCCGGAAACCACATGACATCGTTTCCGGCGCTGTGGTCGGTCATCGACGAGTCGACCTCCCGGGTGATCTGCGAGCTGGACAACCCGATGCGCGATCCGGGTGACGGCACGGTTATCAGCGCCACCAACCTGTCGATCCTGACCTACGCCGGCGACGGGCTGTGGAGCCGCCAGGAGGACGTCTACAACCCGTTGCGGTTCCTGTCCGCGGCGAAGAAATGGTGCAAGAAGGCGCAGGAGCTGGGCACGCTGACCGACGAGGCTGCGGCCTGGATGCAGCAGATGGGCGTCCGATGA
- a CDS encoding SRPBCC family protein, translating to MTEPVSDSVTIAADPQTVYALITDLPTLASLAEEAYAMHWKKGSAATPGAVFKGENRNGSKSWATTCTVTHALPAQRFAFDVKAAVLPIAHWRYDIAATDGGCTVTESTWDRRPGWFKKVAGLATGISDRDGANAEHIRLTLQRLKERAERG from the coding sequence ATGACCGAACCCGTGTCCGATTCTGTGACGATCGCCGCCGACCCTCAGACGGTGTATGCGCTGATCACCGACCTGCCGACGTTGGCCTCGCTGGCCGAGGAGGCATACGCCATGCACTGGAAGAAGGGTTCGGCCGCGACCCCCGGAGCGGTGTTCAAGGGTGAGAACCGCAACGGCTCGAAGTCCTGGGCCACCACCTGCACCGTCACCCACGCGCTGCCGGCCCAGCGATTCGCCTTCGATGTGAAGGCGGCCGTGCTGCCGATCGCGCACTGGCGTTACGACATCGCCGCGACCGACGGCGGCTGCACGGTCACCGAGTCCACCTGGGACCGCCGGCCGGGCTGGTTCAAGAAGGTCGCCGGCCTGGCCACCGGGATCAGCGACCGCGACGGCGCCAACGCCGAGCACATCCGGCTGACGTTGCAGCGCCTCAAGGAGCGCGCCGAGCGAGGCTAA
- a CDS encoding NAD-dependent epimerase/dehydratase family protein, translating into MTDPSPAAALAPVLVIGANGYLGSHVVRRLVEDGREVRVMVREGANTVGIDDLDVQRYLGDIWDEDVLTAAMTGVEVIYYCVVDTRGWLRDPSPLFRTNVDGTRHVLDIASRPEIAAGLRKFVFTSSYATVGRQRGKVATEADIADERGLTPYVRSRVQAEKLVLQYASERGLPAVAMCVSTTYGGTDWGRTPHGAIIAGAAFGKLPFVMSGIELEAVGVNDAARALILAAEKGRVGERYLISEKMISNAEVARIAAEEAGVPPPARSIPLPLTYLLATIGTIKGRLRRTDERLSLASLRLMRAEAPVDCSKAVRELGWQPTPVEDSIREAARFWMGLRDARRAQKSS; encoded by the coding sequence ATGACCGATCCCTCTCCCGCCGCTGCGCTCGCCCCCGTCCTGGTCATCGGCGCCAACGGCTACCTCGGCTCGCACGTGGTGCGCCGGCTCGTCGAAGATGGGCGCGAGGTCCGGGTGATGGTGCGCGAGGGCGCCAACACCGTCGGCATCGACGATCTGGACGTGCAGCGGTACCTCGGCGACATCTGGGACGAGGACGTGCTGACCGCGGCCATGACCGGCGTCGAGGTCATCTACTACTGCGTCGTGGACACCCGGGGCTGGTTGCGGGATCCGTCCCCGCTGTTCCGCACCAATGTGGACGGCACCCGCCACGTGCTGGACATCGCGTCCCGGCCCGAGATCGCCGCGGGTCTGCGCAAGTTCGTGTTCACCAGCAGCTACGCGACGGTCGGCCGGCAGCGTGGGAAGGTCGCCACCGAGGCGGACATCGCCGACGAGCGTGGGTTGACGCCGTACGTGCGGTCCCGGGTGCAGGCCGAGAAGCTGGTGCTGCAGTACGCCAGCGAGCGCGGGCTGCCCGCGGTGGCGATGTGCGTATCGACCACCTATGGCGGCACCGACTGGGGTCGCACCCCGCACGGCGCGATCATCGCCGGCGCCGCCTTCGGGAAGCTGCCGTTCGTGATGAGCGGTATCGAACTGGAGGCCGTCGGCGTGAACGACGCCGCCCGCGCGCTGATCCTGGCCGCGGAGAAGGGCCGCGTGGGTGAGCGCTATCTGATCTCGGAGAAGATGATCAGCAATGCCGAGGTGGCGCGGATCGCGGCCGAGGAGGCCGGTGTGCCCCCGCCGGCGCGGTCCATCCCGCTGCCGCTGACCTATCTGCTGGCCACCATCGGCACCATCAAGGGCCGGCTGCGCCGCACCGATGAGCGGCTGTCGCTGGCCTCGCTGCGATTGATGCGGGCCGAGGCGCCCGTCGACTGCAGCAAGGCGGTCCGTGAACTCGGTTGGCAGCCAACGCCGGTGGAGGATTCCATTCGTGAGGCCGCCCGGTTCTGGATGGGCCTGCGCGACGCCAGGCGGGCGCAGAAGAGCAGCTGA
- the msrA gene encoding peptide-methionine (S)-S-oxide reductase MsrA: MTDNQKAILAGGCFWGMQDLIRKQPGVVSTRVGYTGGQNAHATYRNHPGHAEAIEIIFDPAQTSYRSLLEFFFQIHDPTTKDRQGNDIGSSYRSAIFYVDEDQKAVALDTIADVDASGLWPGKVVTEVVPEADFWEAEPEHQDYLVRYPTGYTCHFPRPDWKLPKRAEV, from the coding sequence ATGACTGACAACCAGAAGGCGATCCTGGCCGGCGGCTGCTTCTGGGGCATGCAGGACCTGATCCGCAAGCAGCCCGGTGTCGTCTCGACCCGGGTGGGTTACACCGGCGGGCAGAACGCGCACGCGACCTACCGCAACCACCCCGGCCACGCCGAGGCCATCGAGATCATCTTCGATCCCGCCCAGACCAGTTACCGGTCGTTGCTGGAGTTCTTCTTCCAGATCCACGACCCGACGACCAAGGACCGGCAGGGCAACGACATCGGCTCCAGTTACCGGTCGGCGATCTTCTATGTCGACGAGGACCAGAAGGCCGTCGCCCTGGACACCATCGCCGATGTCGACGCATCCGGGTTGTGGCCGGGCAAGGTGGTCACCGAGGTCGTACCGGAGGCCGACTTCTGGGAGGCCGAGCCCGAGCACCAGGACTACCTGGTGCGCTACCCGACCGGATACACCTGCCACTTCCCCCGCCCGGACTGGAAGCTGCCCAAGCGGGCCGAGGTTTAG
- a CDS encoding NAD(P)/FAD-dependent oxidoreductase, with protein MSTINGQVSHWFDKLPELRPKLPGDRDADVCIVGAGYTGLWTAYYLKRADPSLRITILEARFAGFGASGRNGGWLSGLVPGDRHRMAKTHGREKVLAWQRALNESVDEVMEVSAREGIDAGAVKGGTLEIARNPAQAARLAATVAEERRWGNEVTELTKHEAAQRIQFDGVVSAYHTPHCARIQPAALACGLADAVERLGVTIHEQSAVIEIQPGKAVTRSGTLRAPIVLRATEGFTPALPGLHRRWLPMNSSMIATEPIPAEIWDRIGWQGRETVGDTAHGFFYAQRTVDDRIAIGGRSVPYRFGSRTDRDGQVPARTIGLLTDVLHTILPQVRDIPIAHGWCGVLAVPRDWEAGVALDRTTGLGWAGGYVGHGVTAANLAGRTLADLVLARDTPITDLPWVGHQSRDWEPEPLRWLGVRSLYLAYKLADRHETGGRRSTSPIARVADIVTRKPH; from the coding sequence GTGTCCACCATCAACGGTCAGGTCTCGCACTGGTTCGACAAACTGCCGGAGCTGCGTCCGAAGCTGCCCGGTGATCGTGACGCCGACGTCTGCATCGTGGGCGCCGGCTATACCGGATTGTGGACGGCGTACTACCTCAAGCGAGCCGACCCGTCGCTGCGGATCACCATCTTGGAAGCCCGCTTCGCCGGATTCGGCGCCTCCGGCCGCAACGGCGGCTGGCTGTCGGGTCTGGTTCCCGGGGACCGCCACCGGATGGCGAAAACCCATGGCCGCGAGAAGGTTCTGGCGTGGCAGCGAGCGCTCAACGAATCCGTGGACGAGGTCATGGAGGTGTCCGCCCGAGAGGGTATCGACGCCGGCGCGGTCAAGGGTGGAACGTTGGAAATCGCCCGTAACCCCGCGCAGGCCGCGCGCCTGGCCGCCACCGTCGCCGAGGAGCGGCGTTGGGGCAACGAGGTCACCGAACTCACGAAACACGAAGCTGCGCAACGTATCCAGTTCGACGGGGTGGTGTCGGCCTATCACACTCCGCACTGTGCCCGGATTCAGCCGGCCGCACTGGCATGCGGCCTGGCCGATGCTGTCGAGCGGCTCGGCGTCACCATCCACGAGCAGTCGGCGGTCATCGAGATCCAGCCGGGCAAGGCGGTCACCCGGTCGGGCACGCTGCGGGCGCCGATCGTGCTGCGCGCAACCGAGGGCTTCACGCCCGCACTGCCCGGTCTGCATCGACGCTGGCTGCCGATGAACAGCTCGATGATCGCCACCGAGCCGATACCCGCCGAGATCTGGGACCGAATCGGTTGGCAGGGACGCGAAACCGTCGGCGACACCGCACACGGGTTCTTCTACGCCCAGCGCACCGTCGATGACCGGATCGCCATCGGCGGCCGCAGCGTGCCCTACCGATTCGGCTCCCGCACCGACCGCGACGGGCAGGTGCCCGCCCGCACCATCGGACTGCTCACCGACGTCCTGCACACGATCCTGCCGCAGGTCCGCGACATCCCGATCGCGCACGGCTGGTGCGGGGTGCTGGCGGTGCCGCGGGACTGGGAGGCCGGGGTCGCGCTGGACCGCACCACCGGCCTGGGCTGGGCCGGCGGCTACGTCGGGCACGGGGTCACCGCGGCGAACCTGGCCGGCCGCACCCTCGCCGATCTGGTGCTGGCCCGGGACACCCCGATCACCGACCTGCCGTGGGTCGGGCATCAGTCGCGCGACTGGGAACCCGAACCGCTGCGCTGGCTAGGAGTGCGCAGTCTCTACCTCGCCTACAAGCTGGCCGACCGGCACGAGACGGGCGGACGGCGCAGCACCTCCCCGATCGCCCGGGTCGCCGACATCGTCACCCGCAAACCGCATTAG
- a CDS encoding DUF427 domain-containing protein, translated as MSERPVLQPTAEHPITVTPTGRHVTVSVDGTVVAETDRAVTLQEASYPAVQYIPLADVQPAALVRSETTSYCPYKGEASYYHAAGVQDAVWAYEQPYPAVAEIAGTVAFYPDKAQITLS; from the coding sequence ATGAGCGAGCGTCCCGTCCTGCAGCCGACCGCCGAGCATCCGATCACCGTGACGCCGACCGGCCGGCACGTCACCGTCAGCGTCGACGGCACCGTGGTGGCCGAGACGGACCGCGCCGTGACGTTGCAGGAGGCCAGCTACCCGGCCGTGCAGTACATCCCGCTGGCCGATGTGCAGCCTGCGGCACTGGTCCGCAGCGAGACGACCAGCTACTGCCCGTACAAGGGTGAGGCGAGTTACTACCACGCCGCCGGTGTGCAGGACGCCGTGTGGGCCTACGAGCAGCCCTACCCGGCGGTGGCCGAGATCGCCGGGACGGTGGCCTTCTACCCGGACAAGGCACAGATCACGCTGTCCTAG
- a CDS encoding DUF4262 domain-containing protein has protein sequence MCWQCDHPGATRQDYLDVLHGTVAKNGWAVQYVETEPPFAYTIGLSDAGLPELLVTALPPGQSMRLLNVVADYMVRKTEPAPGDTMTFPSDPAVEFVAVTAPDAHMGWAVAFHGGPIRGLQVAWRDEHGHSPWCPDFNQGGPRQPVLGVREPLGP, from the coding sequence ATGTGCTGGCAATGCGATCACCCGGGGGCCACCCGGCAGGACTACCTCGACGTGCTGCACGGCACTGTCGCCAAGAACGGTTGGGCGGTGCAGTATGTCGAGACGGAGCCACCGTTCGCGTACACGATAGGGCTGAGCGATGCCGGCCTGCCGGAGCTACTGGTCACCGCACTCCCGCCGGGGCAGTCCATGCGATTGCTGAACGTGGTGGCTGATTACATGGTGCGAAAGACCGAACCGGCACCCGGTGACACCATGACGTTCCCGAGTGACCCCGCTGTCGAGTTCGTCGCGGTGACCGCACCCGATGCGCACATGGGTTGGGCCGTCGCGTTTCACGGCGGGCCCATCCGTGGCCTGCAGGTCGCCTGGCGGGACGAGCACGGCCACTCGCCGTGGTGCCCGGACTTCAACCAGGGCGGTCCGCGGCAGCCCGTACTTGGGGTTCGCGAGCCGCTCGGCCCCTGA